A region of Procambarus clarkii isolate CNS0578487 chromosome 22, FALCON_Pclarkii_2.0, whole genome shotgun sequence DNA encodes the following proteins:
- the LOC123760580 gene encoding 50 kDa spicule matrix protein-like, translated as MCRGVVRETPGVVREDPGVVRETPGVVREDPGVVREDPGVVREDPGVVRETPGSSWRTPGSSWRTPGSSGRTPGSSGRTPGSSDRPPGSSDRPPGSSENPWDRQRTPGIVRELLGSSGRPRGRQGDPGFVRETPGSSENPWDRQRTPGVVRETPWSSGRPPWSSGRPPGSSGRPPGSSGRLPWSSGRPPWSSGRPPGSSGRPPGSSGRPPWSSGRPPWSSGRPPWSSGRPPWSSGRPPGSSGRPPWSSGRPPGSSGRPPWSSGRPRGRQGDPGVVRETPGSSGRPRGRQGDPRGREGDSLGRQGDRRGQSRHAATTPTQLYGNHT; from the coding sequence ATGTGTCGTGGGGTCGTCAGGGAGACCCCCGGGGTCGTCAGGGAGGACCCCGGGGTCGTCAGGGAGACCCCCGGGGTCGTCAGGGAGGACCCCGGGGTCGTCAGGGAGGACCCCGGGGTCGTCAGGGAGGACCCCGGGGTCGTCAGGGAGACCCCGGGGTCGTCATGGAGGACCCCGGGGTCGTCATGGAGGACCCCGGGGTCGTCAGGGAGGACCCCGGGGTCGTCAGGGAGGACCCCGGGGTCGTCAGATAGACCCCCGGGGTCGTCAGATAGACCCCCGGGGTCGTCAGAGAACCCCTGGGATCGTCAGAGAACCCCTGGGATCGTCAGAGAACTCCTGGGGTCGTCAGGGAGACCCCGGGGTCGTCAGGGAGACCCCGGGTTCGTCAGGGAGACCCCGGGGTCGTCAGAGAACCCCTGGGATCGTCAGAGAACTCCTGGGGTCGTCAGGGAGACCCCGTGGTCGTCAGGGAGACCCCCGTGGTCGTCAGGGAGACCCCCGGGGTCGTCAGGGAGACCCCCGGGGTCGTCAGGGAGACTCCCGTGGTCGTCAGGGAGACCCCCGTGGTCGTCAGGGAGACCCCCGGGGTCGTCAGGGAGACCCCCGGGGTCGTCAGGGAGACCCCCGTGGTCGTCAGGGAGACCCCCGTGGTCGTCAGGGAGACCCCCGTGGTCGTCAGGGAGACCCCCGTGGTCGTCAGGGAGACCCCCGGGGTCGTCAGGGAGACCCCCGTGGTCGTCAGGGAGACCCCCGGGGTCGTCAGGGAGACCCCCGTGGTCGTCAGGGAGACCCCGGGGTCGTCAGGGAGACCCCGGGGTCGTCAGGGAGACCCCGGGGTCGTCAGGGAGACCCCGGGGTCGTCAGGGAGACCCCCGGGGTCGTGAGGGAGACTCCCTTGGTCGTCAGGGAGACCGCCGGGGCCAGAGTCGTCATGCAGCTACGACACCCACGCAGCTGTACGGAAACCATACATAA